The genomic interval CGCGGGCGACATCGGCTACATCTGGCGCACCGGCGGCTGGATGCTCGCCGTCAGCCTCGGGCAGATGGCGTGCTCCATCGGTGCGGTGTTCCTGGGCGCGCGCGCCGCGACGGCGTTCGGGCGCGACCTGCGGCACGACCTGTTCGACGCCGTCCAGGGCTTCAGCGCCCGTGAGGTCGGCAAGTTCGGCGCGCCGTCGCTCATCACCCGCACCACCAACGACGTCCAGCAGGTCCAGATGGTCCTGCTCATGACCTTCACGATCATGATCATGGCCCCGATCATGGCCATCGGCGGCGTCATCATGGCGCTGCAGCAGGACGTGACCCTGTCGGGCCTGCTCCTGGTCATCGTGCCGGTGCTCGGCGTCGTCATGGGCCTGCTCCTGTGGCGCATGGTCCCGTACTTCCGTGCGATGCAGGGCCGGATCGACGTCATCAACGGCGTGCTGCGCGAGCAGATCTCGGGTCTGCGCGTGGTGCGCGCGTTCGTGCGCGAGGGCCGCGAGATGGAGCGGTTCGGCGACGCCAACCGGAAGCTCTTCGAGACGTCGCTGGGCGCGGGCAAGCTCATGGCGCTCGCGTTCCCCACGGTCATGCTCATCATGAACGTGTCCTCGGTCGCGGTGCTGTGGTTCGGTGCGCGGCAGATCGACACCGGCGGCATGCAGGTGGGCTCGCTGACGGCGTTCCTCAGCTACCTCATGTACATCCTCATGGCCGTGATGATGTCCACGATGATGGTCATGATGGTGCCGCGCGCCGCGGTCGCCGCCGACCGCATCGGCGACGTGCTCGGCACGACGTCGTCGGTCACCGAGCCGCAGGTGCCCGTCACGCTCGCCTCCCTGAACGACGGCGCGGGGCCGCGGGGCCGCCTGGAGCTCGACGACGTCGAGTTCCGCTACCCGGGCGCCGACGCGCCCGTGCTGTCGGGGCTGACGTTCACGGCCGAGCCCGGCACGGTCACCGCCGTCATCGGCTCGACCGGCGCGGGCAAGACGACGCTGCTCAACCTGGTGCCCCGGCTGTTCGACGCGACCGGGGGAGCGGTGCGCGTCGACGGCGTCGACGTGCGCTCGCTCGCGACCGGCGACCTGGGCTCGGTGCTGGGCCTGGTGCCGCAGAAGGCGTTCCTGTTCAGCGGGACCGTCGCCTCCAACCTCCGGTACGGCAAGCCCGACGCGACCGAGGAGGAGATGTGGGAGGCGCTCGAGGTCGCGCAGGCGCGCGACTTCGTCGAGGCGCTCCCGGGCGGGCTCGAGGCGCCGGTCGCCCAGGGCGGCACGACGTTCTCGGGTGGCCAGCGTCAGCGCCTGGCCATCGCGCGAGCCGTGATCCGCCGGCCACGCGTCTACCTGTTCGACGACTCGTTCTCGGCGCTCGACTACACCACCGACGCGCGCCTGCGCGCCGCGCTCGCGCCGCGCACCGTCGACGCGACGGTGCTCATCGTCGCGCAACGCGTCGCCACCATCCGCGACGCCGACCAGATCCTCGTGCTGGAGCACGGCCGCATCGTCGGGCGTGGCACGCACGCCGAGCTGCTCGCGAGCAACGAGACGTACCAGGAGATCGTGACCTCTCAGATGTCGCTGGAGGAAGCAGCATGAGCGAGCACAAGCCCGCAGCGCCCCCGCGCCCGCACCGCCGGGGCCCCGGCCCGGGCGCCGGAGGGCCCATGGGCATGGGCATGCCGGGCGAGAAGGCGATGAACTTCAAGGGGTCGCTGCTGCGCTTCGCGCGGTCGATGCGGCCTGAACGCGGCAAGGTGCTCGCGCTCGCCGCGTGCGGCGTCGTCTCGGTCGCGCTGACGGTGGTCGGGCCGCGCATCCTCGGTCACGCGACCAACATCATCTTCGAGGGTGTCGTCGGCAAGATGCTGGGCGCCCACCTTCCGGCCGGCACGACCGCCGCGCAGGCCGTCGCCGGCCTGCGGCAGTCCGGCCAGGACCGCATGGCCGACATGCTCGCCGGGGTGCCGAACGCGGTGTCCGGGCAGGGCATCGACTTCGACCGCCTCGGTCAGGTGCTGCTCGCCGTCCTGGCGATCTACGCCGGTGCGTTCCTGTTCGGCTGGCTCCAGACGTACATCATGACGATCGCCGTGCAGAACACCATGCGGCGCCTGCGCGACGAGGTCGAGGCGAAGCTGCACCGGGTCCCGCTGAGCTATGTGGACCAGCACCAGAAGGGCGAGATCCTCTCGCGCGTCACCAACGACATCGACAACGTCGCCCAGACGACGACGCAGACGCTCGCGCAGCTCATCACCTCGGTGCTGACCGTCGTCGGCGTGCTCGCCATGATGTTCTCGATCTCGTGGGTGCTGGCGCTGGTCGCGCTCGTGACCGTGCCGTTGTCGGTCGTGGTGACCACGCGCATCGCCAAGCGCAGCCAGCCGCAGTTCATCGCCCAGTGGGCCTCGACGGGGCGCCTCAACGCGCACGTCGAGGAGATGTTCACGGGGCACTCGCTGGTCAAGGTCTACGGCCAGCAGGAGGCGTCGGCCGAGCGGTTCGCGGTCGAGAACGAGGCGCTGTTCAAGGCTTCGCGCAACGCGCAGGCGATCAGCGGCACGATCATGCCGTCGATGGGGTTCCTGGCGAACCTCAACTACGTCGTGGTCGCCGTCGTCGGCGGTCTGCGTGTCGCGTCGGGGACGCTGAGCCTGGGGACGTGCAGGCGTTCATCCAGTACTCGCGCCAGTTCACGCAGCCGCTGACGCAGGTCGCGTCGATGATGAACCTGCTCCAGTCGGGCGTCGCCTCGGCCGAGCGGGTCTACGAGCTGCTGGACGCGCCCGAGCAGGTACCCGACCCGGACAGCCCCGCCGTCATCCCGTCGGTGCACGGGCGGGTCGCGTTCGAGGACGTCACGTTCTCCTACGACCCCGCCAACCCGCTCATCGAGCACCTCGACCTCGTGGCCGAGCAGGGGCAGACGGTGGCGATCGTCGGGCCCACGGGCGCCGGCAAGACGACGCTGGTGAACCTGCTGCTGCGGTTCTACGAGGTCGACGGCGGGCGCATCACGCTCGACGGCGTCGACACCCGTGAGCTGACGCGCGACGCGCTGCGGTCGAGCATCGGCATGGTGCTTCAGGACACGTGGCTGTTCAAGGGCACCATCGAGGAGAACCTGCGCTACGGGGTCCGGCGCGAGGTGGGCGAGGAGGAGTTCCTCGCCGCCACGCGCGCGACGCACGTCGACCCGTTCGTTCGCACGCTGCCCGAGGGGTACGCCACCGTGCTCGACGACGAGGGGTCGTCCCTCTCGGCGGGCGAGAAGCAGCTCCTGACGATCGCGCGGGCGTTCCTGGCCGACCCCGAGATCCTCGTCCTCGACGAGGCGACCAGCTCTGTGGACACGCGCACCGAGGTGCTGGTGCAGCAGGCGATGAACGCGTTGCGCAGCGGGCGGACGAGCTTCGTCATCGCCCACCGCCTCTCGACCATCCGGGACGCCGACGTCATCGTCGTGATGGAGCACGGGCAGATCGTCGAGACGGGCGACCACGACTCGCTGCTCGCGGCCGGGGGCGCGTACGCGCGCCTGTACCAGTCGCAGTTCGCGGCCCCGGCGGTCGACGAGGAGGAGGCCGTCACCGGGCGGGTCTAGGCACGTGCCGCACCACCGCCCCGGGCCGTCACCGGCCCCGGGGCGGTGGTGCGCGCGACGTCGCACGGAACGCGTCGAATCGATTCGCGGATCCGGGTGCGCCGTGACAGGCTGCGCGCGTGAGCACAGCGACATCCCACTTCACCCCGCCCGCCCGCTACACCGTCGACCCGAGCCTGGCTCACCGGCGCGCCACCGCCGTCGTGACCGTGCGGGGCGCCGACGGGGCACCGCTCGCCGACGCCGACGTCGTCGTCGAACAGACGAACCACGAGTTCCTGTTCGGCAACATCGGCTTCGAGCTCGTCGCCCACGCCAACCGGCTCGCCGCCGGCGAGCCCACCGACCAGTACGACGAGACCTTCGCCGAGCGCTGGTTCGACCTGTTCAACCAGGTGACGCTGCCGTTCTACTGGGGCACGTTCGAGCCGGTCGAGGGCGCGCCCCGCACCCAGGAGCTGCTGACCGCCGCACGCTGGTTCGCCGAGCGCGACGTCGTCGTCAAGGGCCACCCGCTCGTGTGGCACACCGTCCAGCCCCGCTGGCTGCTCGGCAAGCCCCTGGAGGAGGTCGAGCGGCTCCAGCGCGAGCGCATCCGCCGCGACACCGCCGACTTCGCCGGCGTCGTCGACCTGTGGGACGCCATCAACGAGGTCGTCATCATGCCCGTCTTCACCGCGGAGGAGAACGGCATCACGCCGCTCGCCCGCGCCAAGGGGCGGGTCGAGACCATCCGCATGGCGTTCGAGGAGGCACGCGCCGTCAACCCCGGCGCGACGCTGCTGCTCAACGACTTCGACATGTCGACCGCCTACGAGTGCCTCATCGAGGCCGTGCTCGAAGCCGGCATCACGATCGACCGGCTCGGCCTGCAGTCCCACCAGCACCAGGGCTACTGGGGCCGCGAGAAGACGCTGCGCATCCTCGACCGGTTCTCGCGCTACAACATCCCCATCCACATGACCGAGACCACGCTGCTGTCGGGCGAGCCCATGCCCAAGCACATCGTCGACCTCAACGACTGGCAGGTCGCCTCCTGGCCCTCCACGCCCGAGGGCGAGCAGCGGCAGGCCGACGAGATCGAGGAGTGGTACCGCACGCTCCTCTCCCACCCGCAGGTCGAGGCCATCACCTACTGGGGCCTCGGCGACCGCGGCATGTGGCTGGGCGCCCCGGGCGGCCTGCTGCGCGAGGACGCCACCCCCAAGCCGTCCTACGACCGCCTGCACGCCCTCGTCAAGGGCGAGTGGTGGACGCCGCCGACGACGCTGCGCACCGACGCCGCGGGCCGCGTCGACGTCACCGGGTTCCGGGGCGAGTACCGGGTCAGCGCAGCAGGGTCGTGCGCGGGGTTCACGCTCGCCACCGACGCCGGCGACGCCGAGGTCACGCTCACGACGGCGCGCTGACCGGCACGGGCGCGCAGGGCAGGCCGGGGCACGCCGGGGCACGCCGGGCAGGCGCGGGCACGCCGGGCGGGCTGGGAGAATCGGCGGGTGACAGCACCCGATGTCGTGCGGATCGCCGACCCCGCCGACTCCCGCCTGACCGACTACACCGACCTCAAGGACGTCGCCCTGCGGTCCCGCCGCGAGCCCGCCGAGGGCCTGTACATGGCCGAGTCCTCGACGGTGATCCGGCGCGCGCTCGCCGCCGGCCACCGGCCGCGCTCGTTCCTCATGGCCGACCGCTGGCTGGAGTCCATGGCCGACGTCGTCGCCTGCTGGCCGGGCGTGCCCGTGTTCGTCGCGGACGAGGACGTGCTCCAGCAGATCACCGGGTTCCACCTGCACCGGGGGCGCTCGCGGCCATGCACCGGCCGGTGCTGCCGACGGTGCACGAGCTCGTGCACGCGGCGCGTGGGGGAGCCGGGGCGCAGCGGGTCACGGGTGACCGGCACGGATGCGTGCCGCGCGAGCGATCCAGGATCGCGATCATGGAGAACCTGGTCGATCACACGAACATCGGGGCCGCGTTTCGTAGCGCGGCGGCGCTCGGCGTCGATGCCGTGCTGGTGACCCCGCGGTGCGCGGATCCGCTCTACCGTCGCTCCATCAGGGTCAGCATGGGAACCGTCTTCCAGGTGCCGTGGACACGGATCGAGTCATGGCCGCAGGGCATCGGGATGATCAAGGAGGCCGGCTACGTCGTGGCCGGGATGTCGCTTCGGGAAGACTCGATCACCCTTGACGAGCTGGTCGAGCAGGACCACCAGCACCTTGCGCTGGTCTTCGGCACCGAAGGGCACGGGCTCATACCTGCGACCGAGCGGATGCTCGATGCGAAGGTCACGATCCCCATGTTCAACGGCGTGGACTCGCTCAACGTGGCGGCATCGTCGGCCGTCGCGTTCTACGCGACACGCTGACGGTCAGCCCGGGTGACATCGGGCGCGTCTGCGGCATGCCCCGGGTCTTGCCAGCGAACGACAGCTACCGGCGGCAGTCCCCGGAGTCTCGCGTGCTTTCCGGTGTTGCTAATCGCGCTGCTGGGCGCGCAACTCGTCTCCAAGCGCCTGCACAAACTTGTCTGGAACTGCAACGTATAACTTCACTTCTCTCGCCGTGTACGCCGAAGGGAGAACCTTCTTCGACACGGGCGGAAGCGCCTCGACAGGCTTGGCAAACTTGATCCTGACATCCGTTCCGGTTAAGTTCGTGAGTACCACAACATCACCGTCGACTCTCGGCTGGGTGTACCTGAAGTCATTCACGCGACCCACGTCCTCGATATGACTGATCGCAGTGGATACGACCGTCCGATTCCCCCGTTTCAGGACCAGGAGACCGTCTCCGACGAGATGAGGGTTGGCCACCCTGGAGGCCAGGACACCGAACGCAAGAATCAACGTGTATAGAGCTGCTATCAGCAGGGCTATCTGCAGCCACGGCCAGGGTACGACCAGATGAATGATGAGCACTTCTACCAGGGTGATGGCAAGCATTGCTACAGGCACGGACATCGAACCCTTCGCGTAGCCAAAGCCTGACACTCCCGGGCGAACACCGTTTCGGCGTCCGGAAATCAAAGTTGCGATGCACCGAAGAGTCTTGACCTCGGCAGCCGCGAACCGCAATGCCGGCTCTTCCTCTTCCAGCAGGCGTAGGATCTCGGCTCCGCGAGCTCCGGTAGACCGTCGCAGCGCGCGTATTCTCCACAGTGAGATCAGCAACAGCGTGGCGATGAGAGGGGCTTCCAGTCCCAAGAACAACGTCAACAGCGTCTCGCGTGACAAGAGTCCCAGAAGGTGCGTCACCGTGGAAGCAAGGGCCACAAGAATTACCGCAGAGGCCCCAAACCGATGGAGTCGTTTGAGGTCGAAGCCGGTCATGCAGCCAATCATGGACCGTGAGACGCGGTCGTTGTCAATGCTCGGTGTACGACCGTGAAGCCCGGGTCAGACTTCGTCACCTACACCGGCTCTTCGCCGATTCGGCGGGAATGAACGAGTCGGCGAAGAGCCGGTTGGTGGGTGGCGCCCGCGTGCCCGGGGTGGTGTTGTCGGTCGGCGCGTACTGCCACGGCGGGGCTGATGCGCGCGGCCCGGACGGCGGGGTTGGCCGGGGCCAGGAGGCCGACGAGTGCCCCGATCACGGGGCCCGCCGCGATGGTCCACGGGACCAGGGCGGCTGACCGGTGGTCGACGGCGGCGAGTGCGTGGTGATGGCCGGGCCCGCCGGGATCGCTGCACGCGGACGGCTTCGCCGTCGACGGACGATCCCGATGGCGAACGGGGTCGACTCGCTCAACGTGGCGCATCGTCGGCGGTGTCGTGCTGCGTGACCCGGTGGGCGGGCGGGCTCCCGTCCGCGAGACGGACGTCACGGACAGGCACCCCGGAAGTGAGGTTAGGCTGACCTTCGTGACCGAGACCCTGGCCGCCACGACCACCCAGGTGCAGCCGTGGCGCATGTTCGACGTCGAGGTCAAGCGGGTCGTGCGGCTGTGCCCGTCGTTCGTGCGCATCACGTTCACTGGACCCGACCTGCACCTCGTCGCCGACAACGGCCGCGACCAGCGCATCAAGCTGCTGCTGCCCGCCCCCTGCGGCGGCTGGGAGCACCTCGACCGGCAGAACCCCGACTGGTACACCGCCTGGCGAGAGCTGCCCGAGGAGCGACGCAACCCGTTGCGCACCTACACCGTCCGCGCCGTGCGCCAGAGCGTCAACGAGGTCGACGTCGACGTCGTCCTGCACGGTGACACCGGCCCTGCCTCGCGCTGGGCCCAGACCGCGCGACCCGGCACGCCCCTGGTCATCATCGCGCCCGACGCCCGCTACGCCGGCCCGCACGGCGGCGTCGAGTTCGCCCCGCCGGCGCGCGCGCACGCCCTGCTGCTCGCGGGCGACGAGACCGCGGTGCCCGCGATCGCCGCCATCTGCGAGTCGCTGCCCGACGACGCGTTCGGCGAGGTCTACCTGGAGGTGCCGCACCCCGAGGACCGGTGGACGCTCGCGGCACCCGCCGGCGTCCACGTGCACTGGCTGGGCAGGGACGGCGCCGCGCACGGGACGCTGCTGGTGCCCGCGGTCGAGGCCGCGGCCGATCGGCTGCTCGCGATGGGCGTGCGTGCCTCCGCCACGGCTCTGCCGACCGGGTCGTCGTCCGCCGCGGTGCTGGAGGACGTCGACGTCGACCGCGACGTGCTGTGGGAGGTGCCGATCGACGACGACGGGCACGCCCTGACGCAGGACGCCGTGCTCTATGCGTGGCTGGCGGGTGAGGCCGGCGTCATCAAGACGCTGCGGCGCCACCTCGTCGGCGAGCGCGGCGTCGACCGCAAGGCTGTCGCGTTCATGGGCTACTGGCGGCGAGGCAAGGCCGAGATCTGAGGTCGCGGCGCCGTCGGCGCCCGACCGCCCGCAGGCCGTCCACCGGCACGATCGCGCTGCTCGCCGACGTGCCGAGCCGGCGAGGCCCCCGGTACGGGCACGCCCACCCGGTAGCAGAGGGGACTCTGCGTGCCACGCGACCGGTCGGAGCGCGACACATTCCTATAGTTCAACTGTTCGTCGCAATTGCTGCAGAGAAGCCCGCGCTTGGCCTCAAGGCCGACCGGCGCGTGCAACCGGGCTCCTGACCTGCAATGACGTCGGCCATCCGAATCATCCGTGAGATCCCCTGTCGCGGGGGAGCAACACTCACGGCCTGACGCGATGTCGGTTGGCCGTCAACGGTCGTCACGACCGCGTCGTCGCCGGGTCATGTCGGGAAACCACGGTTGCCCGCGTGCGGTGCGCGGCGACGGGGAAGCGCGTCAGGAGCAGGAACATGAACTACAGCCGGAACAACGCGAGACATGTGACGGTGCACACCCGATCACGTCGCCGACGCGGAGCCCTGTGCCGCAAGATCATGGCGGGCATCGGAGGGCTCGCGGTCGTGCTGACTCCGCTGGTGGTGCCAGCCGCGGGTGCCGACGATCTGGCAGCTGCCTTCGCCTCAGGCGTGGTGATCGTGGACGCGAACAACGACGGCGCCGTCGGCGCGGCGTCCCCCATGGCCGGCGCGTCGGACGCGCCCCTGGCCGGGGTGGCCGTCGTGCTGCGTGGCACCGATCCGCAGCATCCGGGGTGGACGACGACGACGGCTGCGGACGGGACCTGGGCGTTCCCGGAAGGCGACTACACGGCGTCGCCCGGCCCGTACACCGTGACGATCGACGTCGACGGTGTGGGGGGAGACGTCTACGCAACGTCGCCCCCGGGGAAGAGCAACGCGTTCACGCCGGTGCCCGACGAGGCGCAGCAGGCGAAGTCGGCCACGTTCGAGGCCGGCGGGTCGATCGTGCTGAACGCCCTGGTGTACCCGGCATGGGGGTTCGACCTCGCGCTCGCCAACGACCCGGTCGGGTATCAAGGCAAGTCGCTCTACACGGGCACGACGCCGTTCGACGCGGCCGAGGGCGTCGGCAACGACGTGTCACAGGCTGATGCCGTGGTCCGGACCGGAGACGTGGTCTCGCTCAACTGGTCGTTGACCGCAGCGCACAACGTGGCGGTGTCGGACACTCTCCCCGACGCGACGCTCGAGCAGACGATCACCCTGGGTGACGGGGCGGTCGCCAACTTCGCCGAGGTCCCGCCCATCTGCGCGTCCGCCACGATCGTGGCTCGGCCGTCGGGCACGGCGATCGCGCCGCGCACCGACCCGCCTGCCGGGACGAAGAGCGTGGTGCTGACGTGCGGCCTCGGTGACATGGGCGAGGACCGTGCCGCGATTCTCCTGCCGACCAGCATCTGGGTCTCGGGCAACTCGACCTCCGGCGCGCAGTTCTCGACCAGCGCGCGCGCCTACGCGACCGGCGCGGACGGCGTGGCCGTGGCCCGGCCGTCCGACGCGGGGGAGTACGGGCCGTTCACGATCACAGCGGCTCCGCACTACGACATCGCCAAGTGGGGAGCGATCACCGCAACCGGGCCGACCAACGTGACCTTCAACGGGGTGGCGAGCACGAGCGTCTACACGCTCACCTACGTCGTCACCATCTCGACCGACCGTGCGGGCGGCGCGGAGGCGTTCTCGCAGCCGATCACGGTGCAGGACGCGTTCTGGGCGACGTACGGCGACGGCCAGACCGGCGAGTCGGGCACGGTGGTTCCGGACCTGAAGTACGAGATCTCGACCTGTGCGCCGGTCACGCCGAGCAACCTCAACAACACCGCGGTGCCCGTGTGGGGTGCGCTGACCGGAACCGCGACGACCGCGAACACGGTCGCGGGCTCGGGGACCTGCGCGACATCGCGCCCCAGCGGGTCGGACGAGCCGTACACGCTGACGCTCTCGGGCATCGACACCTCCGCGTCGCGCTACCCGACCCAGACGGTCAAGGGCGCCGACCTCTCGGCCGGGCCGTTCTACGTCGCCTCGTACCTCGTCACCGTGCGTGTCCCCGTCTCGGAGATCGACCGCGCCACGGGAGCGGCAGACGACGGCTCCGGCTCGCTCACGTTCTACAACCGGGTCGGAGGCTTCGACCCCGTGGGTGCGTCGGGGACGAGCAACTACGGCGCGGGCGAGGAGCCCGGCTACTGCGAGGTCGGGCCGGCCGACGACGGGGTGGACAACTGCGACCTCATGCCGGATTCCGCCGCCGAGCGGAGCAACAACGTCGCGGGGCCCAAGACCGTGACCGTCACACCGTCGACGCCGTCGCCCACCGCTCCGACCTGGGCGAAGTACTTCCTCGACAACACCACGCCGTGGAGCTACTCGTTCGCGCTGCTGCCGGAGGCCCAGGCCAACCACGACGGCGCCGCGCTCGTCCAGCCCGGGGAGGTCCACACCACCGACATGACGGTGACAGCCGGCTCGAGTACCCCGCTGACCAACGTCCAGCAGTGTGACGTCTTCGACAACTCGATGGCCACGCTCGCCCCGCTGAACGCCACCACCGGGAAGACGGCGATGCGGAGCCTCGCCGACGACCGGTACTCCTACGTCCTGCGCAGCGGTGGCAGCGTGGCGGTGAACCAGGCGTTCAACGACAACTTCGTCGTCGAGTACGCGCACGTCGACCTGACCGGCAACGACCCGGACACCGGCAGCTTCGACGCCCTGAACAACCGTTGGAAGGGGGACTGGACCGCGCAGAAGGCCGTGAGCTGCGCGCAAGTCCCCGAGGATCAGTGGAAGTCCGATCCGAACGCTGTGCCCGGCGGTATCGACGAGGTGAACGTCGCTCGGATGAGCGCGAAAGACGGCTTCGTCATCGAGCCGGGCCTCAAGTTCGCGTGGTGGCTCGCGTTCGAGCAGCGCGAGACGTTCCACGGCGGACCGCACGACGGCCAGGCCATCCCGGGCGGCACCGTCTTCGCGAACTTCGGCCGGGTGCGCAGCGACGAATGGCAGCCGGACTGGAACGCCTCCAGCTACATTCCGGGCGCCGGCACGACCGACGGCATCGCGCGAAACGCGGAGTCGACCAGCAGCCAGGGTGACCGCTGGACCGTCACGCTGGCGACGATGCGGCTGACCAAGCGGACGATCGCCGC from Xylanimonas allomyrinae carries:
- a CDS encoding ABC transporter ATP-binding protein, with product MLLTLARRYLRPYGAAVGVLLVLQLLQTLANLYLPTLNADIIDNGVVAGDIGYIWRTGGWMLAVSLGQMACSIGAVFLGARAATAFGRDLRHDLFDAVQGFSAREVGKFGAPSLITRTTNDVQQVQMVLLMTFTIMIMAPIMAIGGVIMALQQDVTLSGLLLVIVPVLGVVMGLLLWRMVPYFRAMQGRIDVINGVLREQISGLRVVRAFVREGREMERFGDANRKLFETSLGAGKLMALAFPTVMLIMNVSSVAVLWFGARQIDTGGMQVGSLTAFLSYLMYILMAVMMSTMMVMMVPRAAVAADRIGDVLGTTSSVTEPQVPVTLASLNDGAGPRGRLELDDVEFRYPGADAPVLSGLTFTAEPGTVTAVIGSTGAGKTTLLNLVPRLFDATGGAVRVDGVDVRSLATGDLGSVLGLVPQKAFLFSGTVASNLRYGKPDATEEEMWEALEVAQARDFVEALPGGLEAPVAQGGTTFSGGQRQRLAIARAVIRRPRVYLFDDSFSALDYTTDARLRAALAPRTVDATVLIVAQRVATIRDADQILVLEHGRIVGRGTHAELLASNETYQEIVTSQMSLEEAA
- a CDS encoding endo-1,4-beta-xylanase produces the protein MSTATSHFTPPARYTVDPSLAHRRATAVVTVRGADGAPLADADVVVEQTNHEFLFGNIGFELVAHANRLAAGEPTDQYDETFAERWFDLFNQVTLPFYWGTFEPVEGAPRTQELLTAARWFAERDVVVKGHPLVWHTVQPRWLLGKPLEEVERLQRERIRRDTADFAGVVDLWDAINEVVIMPVFTAEENGITPLARAKGRVETIRMAFEEARAVNPGATLLLNDFDMSTAYECLIEAVLEAGITIDRLGLQSHQHQGYWGREKTLRILDRFSRYNIPIHMTETTLLSGEPMPKHIVDLNDWQVASWPSTPEGEQRQADEIEEWYRTLLSHPQVEAITYWGLGDRGMWLGAPGGLLREDATPKPSYDRLHALVKGEWWTPPTTLRTDAAGRVDVTGFRGEYRVSAAGSCAGFTLATDAGDAEVTLTTAR
- a CDS encoding siderophore-interacting protein — translated: MTETLAATTTQVQPWRMFDVEVKRVVRLCPSFVRITFTGPDLHLVADNGRDQRIKLLLPAPCGGWEHLDRQNPDWYTAWRELPEERRNPLRTYTVRAVRQSVNEVDVDVVLHGDTGPASRWAQTARPGTPLVIIAPDARYAGPHGGVEFAPPARAHALLLAGDETAVPAIAAICESLPDDAFGEVYLEVPHPEDRWTLAAPAGVHVHWLGRDGAAHGTLLVPAVEAAADRLLAMGVRASATALPTGSSSAAVLEDVDVDRDVLWEVPIDDDGHALTQDAVLYAWLAGEAGVIKTLRRHLVGERGVDRKAVAFMGYWRRGKAEI
- a CDS encoding isopeptide-forming domain-containing fimbrial protein, whose amino-acid sequence is MNYSRNNARHVTVHTRSRRRRGALCRKIMAGIGGLAVVLTPLVVPAAGADDLAAAFASGVVIVDANNDGAVGAASPMAGASDAPLAGVAVVLRGTDPQHPGWTTTTAADGTWAFPEGDYTASPGPYTVTIDVDGVGGDVYATSPPGKSNAFTPVPDEAQQAKSATFEAGGSIVLNALVYPAWGFDLALANDPVGYQGKSLYTGTTPFDAAEGVGNDVSQADAVVRTGDVVSLNWSLTAAHNVAVSDTLPDATLEQTITLGDGAVANFAEVPPICASATIVARPSGTAIAPRTDPPAGTKSVVLTCGLGDMGEDRAAILLPTSIWVSGNSTSGAQFSTSARAYATGADGVAVARPSDAGEYGPFTITAAPHYDIAKWGAITATGPTNVTFNGVASTSVYTLTYVVTISTDRAGGAEAFSQPITVQDAFWATYGDGQTGESGTVVPDLKYEISTCAPVTPSNLNNTAVPVWGALTGTATTANTVAGSGTCATSRPSGSDEPYTLTLSGIDTSASRYPTQTVKGADLSAGPFYVASYLVTVRVPVSEIDRATGAADDGSGSLTFYNRVGGFDPVGASGTSNYGAGEEPGYCEVGPADDGVDNCDLMPDSAAERSNNVAGPKTVTVTPSTPSPTAPTWAKYFLDNTTPWSYSFALLPEAQANHDGAALVQPGEVHTTDMTVTAGSSTPLTNVQQCDVFDNSMATLAPLNATTGKTAMRSLADDRYSYVLRSGGSVAVNQAFNDNFVVEYAHVDLTGNDPDTGSFDALNNRWKGDWTAQKAVSCAQVPEDQWKSDPNAVPGGIDEVNVARMSAKDGFVIEPGLKFAWWLAFEQRETFHGGPHDGQAIPGGTVFANFGRVRSDEWQPDWNASSYIPGAGTTDGIARNAESTSSQGDRWTVTLATMRLTKRTIAADVGGVQATGVADVGVTGSAIAGRPVVWEITPTLSATSDAPAPISDVVVTDTLPAFVTYDDAATAAVAGGTPASTYHVNADGTTTLTWTLGRRTPNEAITPLRVVTGTDPLAPNGTTLVNTATITASGVVPRATHTDTHTVRLAQTGEVQLKKTVDHTLDLQDGQQAYTLRLKNFSATLPIAAPTLIDVLAYNGDASGNARVNRSPESAYSGTNTLAAPPQAFEFDGTTPLSGTFFYTTVPAAQVPQSLNDDTDPAIWTTEFTTDATAVKFVAGQNLATTADPSASGLTITYTTQQAGNRAGDLYANRFTAFSDTLMNGSRYQMLASNQTTVRVLGFSLGDLVWIETDDDGVYTPGVDLPAPAGVVVEVYDGDDTLVATSTTDENGRWVVDDLPQGSYYVRIPASQFAAGGPLAGLRAYPDPEEDPNGDLNEQQGHNGVADSGPGATPYSVVTAPITLSAAVDGDTITGKEPLGDNTASMRFSALTTDDFTNLTLDIALFAASDYTFAKTADPASGTAVAPGDTVTYTLTGTNTGGTPLEVTITDDLSAVLAHAGLVDGSVVATVDGAGAQPAPVVNGTTLSWTGRLDPGQVVHVTYAVVVNAGSEGATLRNLARSTAVPPSGTEIVPPEQETTHPVPGYELTKTADPADGTSVRPGEKVTYTLTGTNTGATRLDPVTITDDLAHVLDHASLDGDPVATVTGSDGAARTAGTTAVSATGLVWTGVLEVGETVTVTYTVTVDADCPDTSLVNVAVSSATPPGTDPITPPEADTTHPVDTPEPTPAVGVPSAPPAPSNEVVEHAHASWLPRTGAEIGVASAAVVVLLGAGVLLIAATRARRRL